The Toxorhynchites rutilus septentrionalis strain SRP chromosome 3, ASM2978413v1, whole genome shotgun sequence genome includes a region encoding these proteins:
- the LOC129778585 gene encoding uncharacterized protein LOC129778585 isoform X2: MRENLEDVSPQVWKEWILEAIRRIRCQKQRPSVQRICQAIGSHHKFHEDIVAEKLEEAVEAGAVLKVYNKGLHSYKAPTNTQRRIIVVTNDSDLSRLVAKAVRDLGECDGSSLKSIENYVQQTNNLNIMSDTDYNKVVRNSIIIALADGSLLQEGKLYKPGSVNKTTIKRKSTSPKKRDKAGNEGFAKNTTNAVCVECLGTESKGPTGIPEPLSSCSGCGMSLHDSCANTGTTTVPLAALVQKGNTWFCEECRTCDGCSTQNSNGPCILCCSDCSKSYHFVCMDPEVDDPKKVKHSWSCDACSNNYNETHMTEKEPSKNETVPRKRQENTNDNSDERRKKKFISGARTGHETPSIRQNMSSPKLGASQISTKTPKTSSKIAIARRNKQQQSSPETLERCEELPGKHLNTFSSTIVSNPITTNTTMSKHGMNNTNLLVEQPTTLFNNEQMKSHLSSTRFQLLGNSACFYNMTQESDARFSALGKKRANKLKSGNENTQTLTDIVKHPKDCYKNSGNGGKSDEEVKQQCEIQNNDFPYHERASIVRITNCRGIQLSESSSESSSSDNEEDNYSSTESCCTSSDSNIEDEHSKHDNNDSNCDNIHTFWPDQNSLYEPKFETFGLQTKSIKIVQNEKSLAFMSNILNNNESWGFAAEAKKNVDVFSRYPEKNTAKCSRKVSMKKKPCQSVEMATDTTNNSMNGFRKITPNDFASSFENVLLSQNADSVGRKTDKKNANGTRRKKETPSKFTSTKSNHQQDNYNLFMNSIGEEGLPDKLSPSKLVKKAINEKHFEQQGGRPLVVKGDPHTMKMFTTISESSHTEFDSINFPVDTISKKHTFCLKSNAINNSVNKAAQAGKAGTLQHQSICTIPPSQMEQPSLPNGVLQKDADLYKQVREQAATFLAELMRLDSNVFTRSVTPEPAVLAKKPAVALQSPSKFMAAQERCPAAIEFGKYEIQTWYSSPFPQEYARLPKLFLCEFCLKYTKSKAVLQRHQDKCSWRHPPGTEIYRSNDLSIFEVDGNANKIYCQNLCLLAKLFLDHKTLYYDVEPFLFYVLTKYDRKGYHLVGYFSKEKHCQQKYNVSCIMTMPQYQRQGFGRFLIDFSYLLSREEGQPGTPEKPLSDLGRVSYHAYWRSVTLEYLYRNRNRVISLKTISQETGIVIADVALAFQLLNFIKYIRISKDGVKVYKPLICIDWDVVKRYNERMATFKSRRTIDKECLRWTPLLMYAPLFGENDTTPNTSPASEKLKILKQEHSDDNVPTESDNNKHPISVVAALQSDVCEEFTGVKKRGKKSYTSFRSPKFNKKPSTASTANDSIKLDKYPTVDTTVETTIETTSSGRKRIRPNKFNETTKSEPKHTESTRKLYQDFRKRKRDNYLECAQNDKKRIRMDSEEKTVSNITRVRKGNAPCDDILDDEQKLKLDIRKEEVQMSESPEMFYIEQCSMADKKIPVDANKPVEYSLQNTSESSQNVKRSTVQRFDGRNSSRTTSVPIGETKVEVEGSTTVAPNAKKQLTLPELLCSKNQPESNVKTNENNNDNLLDINTTDKTSSDKVRESSPKDKRRGSRKLSSSSAISSSWADDEMEEDIHNRKSPVCSNKNIAIDSHSQNQTVETQKDDSTVKSDDTLKQADSEAAQNPEPVEVSSNQSDVKSNNESSRYTVSDEPHLKYTKEQIDGSAEHQSTQDVKSPIIDGETKPAEGKTNALKTECQTEKKRIEEIAQLLTLSDEKAESVGGCGEESEIKKKDQSNFDPAVDKQQHGQNPMSEDKSLSINNQIQTPENIFVQVVQTTLSRGNESSGDELNASHLNSNEKRTLDDTEEEKTSTVLEAPDVQIVKEREGSIIEKEEKADQPDYNYTNDGNISEINEVNREIFLAELSEKISVITESKAGSGCAIQIDQQPVEPTKDTESCAAVIKENEPAVNTTREQQLVQKSTTLNQSTESTTNNTASVLKVNENYEKNMECRRPKIIVDVKSSSEFDSTVRSIESERTGKSVYDFADSKLVMKSNSREPVNSSDCGDKTGSENVLPNSSVENSAAGSHKKKFIKSAAEEANKQFMDVDQQKEKSVIQQHEDIKCSNVSASIINSNVSSDTNKVEQIMSSDKIFDVKKELSPSKNPRNDMVPQSQQVINNGEKIKVTDGKNMAHDNCENLTKTIMDTKKSKEKQTITDDIKKNKSDSKRAQNNAVKLETKSDLKSRPEQDTLKRSEVVKKDLVKNFSSNNATSCGKTDQGKSQPAQESNKSGMNIPVNNANARTDKYSTKHGMHDAKTIDLNKIAPQFPTINQLPNYHTTSQYWQLDPYYQSYNLSHLEATNQKSPNKFHLDLATSMAYGNFSSNLYQTAFQQHQEQQYQQHQQSYQQKDRSNQRMDKKGLSATQTNIPIDIHKHNRSLKTTDDTKFSKSNTDHQSQQHITGVNMTIGLETNSCAKSANAQFVSHNAIKGNHKTKLENKTSENCMTNKSNQQQSQHVPHSNQQSTSCQMLVQQQHHNQQILNKNMHQQIVSSKTSYHIEIKQHHGTSGQNEIQSIGVYTTDSTNNSVHNLHQYGQCDLDVTQLGLDSPASISSDMNTQNSVEGIRPPSVVPHQVNQYSDCSIQQHQTQMQQMSLHTHIPASSPQQSMAIINNNNQNSSNNNRGKVQQQLQHQPNRASGANRSSTPKISRNIATPVPNHAQSRQQNRTTPPAGNAIQPLTSPGHHQQQQQQQQSQQQQQQQTMQQQQQNAAQQQHQHQHQLTLQQQMHQSYGHITGSSLNHQNHTQNMHQPGYITSQLGISSQAYPQSPTSYGSVPMTTVIQHRMSGSHTSLATPNSLHSPHQRLGPSPSSCAVSSANNFYIQSGNVNHPQSHTPIPAPTPTPTPTPTPTPQMDSCQPGAVQGTVGQSNVIQGSLSCLSKLQQLTTNVDMIGPTCNTPPAGSITITPPPNHHSHVGASITPSPSSHMSNQNTVRNISTPPASVQTQMPSLNYHKYYTGNMNVSPITGSQGSGGRLSRNTASAPIQHMSNSSSRVSPNVAISPNLMSPYSTLNSAYRMSAVQSSTAGGYITNPAASFINNPTQIPVQMGVMNMQTQYQDPSAIQRAQQNSMYPAAYSAYLPAMRR, translated from the exons ATGAGAGAAAACTTGGAAGATGTCAGCCctcaggtgtggaaggaatGGATTCTGGAAGCCATAAGACGCATTCGATGTCAGAAACAACGACCCAGTGTACAAAGGATTTGTCAAGCTATTGGAAGTCACCATAAATTTCATGAAGATATTGTAGCAGAAAAACTTGAAGAAGCAGTAGAAGCAGGTGCCGTGCTGAAGGTGTACAATAAAGGGCTTCATTCCTACAAGGCACCTACAAATACACAGCGGCGTATAATTGTTGTTACAAATGACAGTGATTTGTCTCGATTAGTAGCCAAAGCTGTTCGAGATTTAGGTGAATGTGATGGATCAAGTCtgaaatcgattgaaaattacgtacaacaaacaaacaatttaAACATTATGTCTGATACCGATTACAATAAAGTGGTAAGAAATTCAATTATAATCGCGTTGGCCGATGGCAGTTTGCTACAAGAGGGAAAATTGTACAAACCAGGGAGTGTTAACAAAACAACAATAAAGCGGAAATCAACATCTCCAAAGAAAAGAGACAAGGCAGGAAATGAAGGTTTTGCGAAG aatacaaCAAATGCAGTGTGTGTAGAATGCTTGGGTACGGAATCTAAAGGCCCTACCGGTATACCAGAGCCATTAAGTTCATGTAGTGGCTGTGGTATGTCATTGCATGACTCGTGTGCCAATACTGGTACAACAACGGTTCCATTGGCTGCGTTGGTACAAAAAGGCAATACCTGGTTTTGCGAGGAATGCAGGACCTGCGATGGCTGCTCTACTCAAAATAGCAATGGACCATGTATTCTATGTTGCAGTGATTGTTCTAAAAGTTACCATTTTGTTTGTATGGATCCTGAAGTGGACGATCCCAAAAAGGTTAAACATAGTTGGAG CTGTGACGCTTGTTCGAACAATTATAATGAGACTCATATGACTGAAAAAGAACCATCGAAAAATGAAACGGTACCACGGAAGCGTCAAGAAAATACAAATGACAACTCAGACGAAAGGAGGAAAAAGAA GTTTATTTCTGGCGCCAGAACGGGTCATGAAACGCCTTCTATTCGACAGAACATGTCTTCGCCAAAGCTTGGAGCCTCGCAAATTTCGACTAAAACACCTAAAACAAGCTCTAAAATTGCAATTGCGCGCCGTAATAAGCAGCAGCAATCATCGCCAGAGACACTTGAGCGCTGTGAGGAATTGCCCGGTAAACATTTAAATACATTTTCTTCCACTATTGTATCAAACCCGATCACGACGAACACGACGATGTCGAAACATGGTATGAATAATACAAATCTATTAGTTGAACAACCTACGACATTGTTTAACAACGAACAGATGAAAAGTCATCTGTCGTCAACTAGGTTTCAATTGTTAGGAAATTCTGCTTGTTTTTATAACATGACACAAGAGAGTGATGCTCGCTTTTCTGCTTTAGGTAAAAAACGAGCAAATAAGTTGAAATCTGGTAATGAAAACACACAAACTTTAACCGACATCGTGAAACATCCTAAAGATTGTTACAAGAACAGTGGGAATGGTGGCAAAAGTGATGAGGAAGTTAAACAACAATGTGAGAttcaaaataatgattttcCGTACCATGAAAGAGCGTCAATTGTTCGAATCACAAATTGTCGCGGTATTCAATTGTCAGAATCATCTTCTGAGTCGTCAAGTAGTGATAATGAGGAAGATAATTATAGTTCGACCGAGAGTTGCTGCACTAGCTCGGATAGTAATATAGAAGATGAGCATTCAAAACACGATAATAATGATAGCAACTGTGATAATATACATACATTTTGGCCTGATCAGAATAGTCTTTATGAACCCAAGTTCGAAACATTTGGATTACAAACAAAATCcataaaaatcgtgcaaaatgAGAAAAGTTTGGCATTCATGTCCAATATATTGAATAACAATGAGTCCTGGGGGTTTGCAGCAGAAGCGAAGAAAAATGTTGATGTTTTCAGTCGATATCCTGAAAAAAACACGGCGAAATGTTCAAGAAAagtttcgatgaaaaaaaaaccttgtcaAAGCGTGGAAATGGCAACAGATACAACCAATAATTCGATGAATGGTTTCAGAAAAATCACACCGAATGATTTTGCTTCTTCATTTGAAAATGTTCTTTTGTCACAAAACGCTGATTCAGTTGGCCggaaaacagataaaaaaaacgcaaatggCACACGCAGAAAGAAAGAAACTCCAAGCAAGTTTACATCAACGAAAAGCAATCATCAACAAGACAATTACAATCTCTTCATGAACTCAATTGGAGAGGAAGGACTGCCAGATAAACTGTCTCCAAGTAAACTTGTTAAAAAAGCTATCAATGAGAAGCATTTTGAACAGCAAGGTGGCAGGCCCCTTGTAGTGAAGGGTGACCCACATACAatgaaaatgtttaccaccATCAGTGAGAGCAGTCACACTGAGTTTGATAGCATTAATTTTCCAGTTGACACCATATCAAAGAAACACACGTTCTGCTTGAAATCCAACGCAATCAACAATAGTGTAAACAAAGCGGCTCAGGCTGGAAAAGCTGGAACATTGCAACATCAGTCGATATGCACCATACCTCCCTCTCAAATGG AGCAACCATCTCTACCTAACGGAGTGCTGCAGAAAGATGCTGACCTCTACAAACAAGTTCGCGAACAGGCTGCAACATTTTTAGCCGAATTGATGCGACTTGACTCGAATGTATTCACCAGATCTGTTACGCCAGAGCCTGCAGTGCTTGCAAAGAAACCAGCTGTGGCATTGCAATCTCCTTCTAAGTTCATGGCAGCCCAAGAAAGATGTCCGGCGGCCATAGAGTTTGGCAAATACGAGATCCAAACCTGGTATTCCAGTCCATTTCCCCAAGAATACGCAAG ATTACCCAAACTGTTCCTTTGCGAATTTTGCTTGAAGTACACTAAAAGCAAAGCGGTTTTACAACGGCATCAAGATAAGTGCTCATGGCGACATCCTCCCGGAACCGAGATCTACCGGAGCAACGATTTGTCAATTTTTGAAGTGGATGGCAACGCTAACAAAATATATTGCCAAAATCTATGCCTCTTAGCTAAACTGTTCCTTGATCACAAGACTCTTTACTATGACGTggaaccttttttgttttatgtattaACAAAGTATGACCGGAAAGGATATCACTTAGTAGGTTACTTTTCTAAAGAGAAACATTGTCAACAAAAGTACAATGTGTCATGTATCATGACTATGCCACAATACCAGCGACAAGGTTTTGGCAGATTTTTGATTGATTTCAGTTATTTGTTGAGTCGTGAGGAGGGTCAACCAGGCACACCAGAGAAACCTCTATCTGATTTAGGACGAGTGTCTTATCACGCGTATTGGCGATCGGTCACGTTAGAGTATTTATATCGCAATAGAAATCGCGTTATCTCTTTGAAAACAATTTCACAAGAAACAGGCATTGTTATCGCAGATGTTGCCTTAGCTTTCCAATTACTAAACTTTATAAAATATATTAGAATATCGAAGGATGGCGTCAAGGTTTACAAACCATTAATATGCATAGATTGGGATGTGGTAAAACGATATAATGAACGAATGGCTACCTTTAAAAGTAGACGAACAATTGACAAAGAGTGTTTGCGGTGGACGCCACTATTAATGTATGCTCCATTGTTCGGAGAAAATGATACAACTCCAAATACATCTCCTGCATcagaaaaactcaaaattttgaaGCAGGAACATTCGGATGACAATGTTCCGACAGAATCCGACAACAACAAGCACCCAATATCGGTAGTAGCCGCGTTGCAAAGCGACGTTTGTGAGGAATTTACAGGTGTAAAAAAGCGAGGCAAAAAATCCTACACATCCTTCAGATCgccaaaatttaataaaaaaccaTCAACGGCATCAACAGCTAACGATTCGATAAAGTTGGATAAGTACCCGACAGTGGATACAACAGTTGAAACAACAATTGAAACAACGTCGTCAGGGCGAAAACGAATACGGCCAAACAAATTCAATGAAACCACCAAATCGGAACCTAAACACACTGAAAGCACACGGAAGTTGTATCAGGATTTTAGAAAACGGAAGAGGGATAATTATCTTGAGTGTGCACAAAACGATAAAAAGAGAATCCGTATGGATTCCGAAGAAAAAACGGTCTCCAACATAACTCGAGTGAGAAAAGGAAATGCGCCTTGTGATGATATTTTAGACGATGAACAAAAACTAAAGCTTGATATAAGGAAAGAGGAAGTGCAAATGAGTGAATCACCGGAAATGTTTTACATCGAACAATGTTCTATGGCAGACAAAAAGATACCAGTGGATGCAAATAAACCGGTGGAATATTCGCTTCAAAACACTTCTGAATCATCACAAAATGTGAAGCGATCCACGGTTCAGCGATTCGATGGTCGGAATTCTAGTAGAACTACATCTGTTCCAATTGGTGAAACGAAGGTAGAAGTAGAAGGCTCGACAACCGTAGCTCCTAATGCAAAGAAACAACTAACCCTACCAGAATTGCTCTGCTCAAAAAACCAACCTGAATCAAACGTAAAAACAAATGAGAATAACAATGACAATTTATTAGACATCAATACAACGGATAAAACGTCGTCGGACAAAGTGAGGGAATCATCTCCTAAAGACAAACGCCGCGGTAGTAGAAAGCTTAGTTCTTCTAGCGCGATATCATCAAGCTGGGCTGATGACGAAATGGAGGAAGACATTCACAATCGAAAATCGCCTgtttgttcaaacaaaaatatagcAATTGATTCGCATTCGCAAAATCAAACTGTTGAAACACAAAAAGACGATTCTACAGTGAAATCGGACGATACTCTGAAACAAGCTGATTCAGAAGCTGCTCAAAACCCCGAACCTGTAGAAGTATCGTCCAATCAAAGTGATGTGAAATCCAATAACGAATCTAGTCGCTACACCGTAAGTGATGAGCCGCATTTGAAATACACAAAAGAGCAAATCGATGGATCGGCTGAACATCAGTCAACACAGGATGTAAAAAGTCCAATAATTGATGGGGAAACAAAGCCTGCTGAAGGAAAAACAAACGCACTGAAGACAGAATGTCAAACTGAGAAAAAGCGAATTGAAGAAATTGCTCAGCTACTCACACTTAGTGACGAAAAGGCAGAAAGTGTTGGTGGGTGTGGTGAGgaaagtgaaattaaaaaaaaggaccAGTCGAATTTCGACCCGGCTGTCGATAAACAACAACACGGTCAGAATCCTATGTCTGAAGACAAAAGTTTGAGCATAAATAACCAAATACAAACACCTGAAAATATCTTTGTGCAAGTAGTGCAGACAACTCTGTCCCGTGGGAATGAATCGTCTGGAGATGAATTGAACGCTTCTCATTTGAATTCAAACGAAAAAAGAACGCTCGACGACACGGAGGAGGAGAAAACATCAACAGTACTTGAAGCACCTGATGTACAAATTGTGAAAGAACGAGAGGGCTCTATAATAGAGAAAGAAGAGAAAGCAGACCAACCGGACTATAATTATACCAATGATGGGAACATTAGTGAAATCAATGAAGTTAATAGAGAGATTTTTCTTGCAGAATTGAGTGAGAAGATTTCTGTTATTACAGAGTCGAAGGCTGGGTCTGGATGCGCAATACAAATAGATCAACAACCTGTGGAACCAACAAAGGATACAGAATCTTGTGCAGCAGTTATCAAAGAGAATGAACCTGCCGTAAATACAACAAGAGAGCAACAACTAGTTCAAAAAAGTACTACCTTGAATCAAAGCACTGAGTCTACTACTAATAACACAGCGAGTGTTTTGAAAGTTAAtgaaaattacgaaaaaaacATGGAGTGTAGAAGGCCTAAAATCATTGTTGATGTCAAATCAAGTAGTGAATTCGACAGTACTGTTAGATCAATAGAAAGTGAAAGAACAGGAAAATCGGTATATGATTTTGCTGACAGTAAATTAGTGATGAAGTCTAATTCTCGGGAACCTGTGAATAGTTCGGATTGTGGCGATAAAACGGGCTCAGAAAACGTTTTACCGAACAGTTCTGTTGAAAACAGCGCAGCCGGATCTCACaagaaaaaattcatcaaatctGCTGCTGAAGAAGCAAATAAGCAGTTTATGGACGTTGATCAACAAAAGGAAAAATCTGTAATTCAACAACACGAAGATATTAAATGCTCTAATGTATCGGCATCGATTATAAATTCAAACGTCAGTTCAGACACCAACAAAGTGGAACAAATAATGTCATCAGATAAGATCTTTGATGTAAAAAAAGAATTGTCGCCGTCAAAAAATCCAAGAAATGATATGGTACCTCAATCTCAGCAGGTTATAAATAATGGTGAAAAAATTAAAGTGACCGATGGTAAAAACATGGCTCATGATAATTGTGAAAATTTGACAAAAACAATTATGGATACTAAGaaatcaaaagaaaaacaaaccaTTACTGATGACATCAAGAAAAACAAATCTGATTCGAAGAGAGCGCAAAACAATGCTGTTAAATTGGAAACAAAATCGGATCTGAAATCAAGACCAGAGCAGGATACATTGAAAAGATCGGAAGTTGTAAAAAAGGACCTAGTAAAAAACTTCTCTTCAAATAATGCTACTAGTTGCGGTAAAACGGATCAGGGCAAGTCGCAACCTGCTCAGGAAAGTAACAAAAGCGGGATGAACATTCCCGTAAACAATGCTAATGCCAGAACAGACAAATATTCAACAAAACATGGAATGCATGATGCAAAAACAATTGACCTCAACAAAATAGCACCGCAATTCCCGACCATCAATCagttacccaattatcacactACTTCCCAATATTGGCAATTGGACCCATACTATCAAAGTTATAATCTTTCACATCTGGAAGCTACTAACCAGAAGTCACCCAACAAATTCCATCTTGATTTAGCGACATCGATGGCTTATGGTAACTTTTCATCGAACCTATATCAAACTGCGTTCCAACAACACCAGGAACAACAATATCAACAGCATCAGCAGTCATATCAGCAGAAAGATCGCTCCAATCAAAGAATGGACAAGAAAGGCCTATCCGCTACACAAACCAACATTCCTATCGATATCCACAAACACAATCGGAGCTTGAAGACAACCGACGATACAAAATTCAGTAAAAGCAACACAGATCATCAATCCCAACAACATATAACGGGCGTCAACATGACCATAGGTCTAGAGACGAATTCGTGCGCAAAGTCTGCCAATGCACAGTTTGTGAGCCATAATGCTATCAAAGGAAATCACAAAACGAAACTAGAAAATAAGACGAGCGAAAACTGTATGACCAACAAATCGAATCAACAGCAAAGTCAGCATGTTCCTCACTCTAATCAACAATCAACATCGTGTCAAATGTTGGTGCAACAGCAACATCATAACCAGcaaattttaaacaaaaatatgCATCAACAGATTGTTTCATCTAAAACTAGCTACCACA TTGAAATTAAACAACATCACGGTACTAGCGGTCAGAACGAAATTCAATCTATCGGAGTATATACAACGGATTCGACCAATAATTCTGTTCACAATTTGCATCAGTATGGTCAGTGTGATCTAGACGTAACTCAGTTGGGGTTAGATTCACCTGCTAGTATATCAAGTGATATGAATACGCAAAATTCTGTAGAAGGCATCAGACCTCCAAGTGTTGTACCACATCAGGTGAACCAATATTCAGATTGCTCTATTCAACAACATCAAACTCAAATGCAACAGATGAGCTTGCATACCCATATCCCAGCCTCAAGCCCACAGCAGTCCATGGCTATCATCAATAATAATAATCAAAACTCTTCTAACAATAACCGAGGTAAAGTACAGCAGCAACTACAGCACCAACCCAATAGAGCATCTGGTGCGAATCGTTCATCTACTCCGAAAATAAGTAGAAATATTGCAACCCCAGTGCCCAATCATGCTCAATCTAGACAACAAAACCGTACAACCCCTCCAGCAGGTAATGCTATACAACCATTAACTAGTCCTGGCcaccatcagcagcagcagcagcagcagcaatcgcaacaacaacagcaacaacaaacgatgcaacaacaacaacaaaatgctGCTCAGCAGcaacatcaacatcaacatcagctcaCGTTGCAACAGCAAATGCATCAATCATACGGGCACATTACTGGGTCGTCGCTAAACCATCAAAATCATACGCAGAACATGCATCAACCTGGCTACATTACATCACAGTTAGGAATCTCTAGTCAAGCTTATccccaatcaccgacatcataTGGAAGCGTACCAATGACGACTGTAATACAGCACAGAATGTCGGGCAGCCATACCAGCCTAGCAACACCAAATAGCCTCCACAGTCCGCATCAACGACTTGGACCATCGCCATCCTCCTGTGCAGTCTCTTCCGCAAACAATTTCTACATACAGTCCGGTAATGTGAATCATCCACAGTCACACACTCCTATACCAGCACCCACTCCAACGCCGACGCCAACACCTACTCCAACGCCACAGATGGATTCTTGCCAGCCGGGGGCTGTCCAAGGGACAGTAGGCCAAAGCAACGTAATACAAGGTTCGCTTTCATGTCTCTCGAAATTGCAACAGCTAACTACGAATGTGGACATGATAGGGCCAACATGTAACACACCGCCAGCGGGATCTATCACTATAACACCCCCGCCGAACCATCATTCCCATGTTGGTGCCTCAATAACGCCGTCACCATCCTCTCACATGAGTAATCAAAATACAGTTAGAAATATCTCAACACCACCTGCCTCAGTGCAGACTCAGATGCCGTCGCTTAATTATCATAAATATTACACCGGAAATATGAACGTTTCGCCTATAACAGGATCTCAAGGTAGCGGTGGTCGACTTTCACGAAACACTGCATCTGCTCCCATTCAACATATGAGCAATAGCTCGAGTCGAGTGAGCCCCAATGTTGCCATTAGTCCAAACCTTATGTCCCCATACAGTACATTGAATTCGGCATATCGAATGTCAGCCGTACAGTCATCCACCGCTGGCGGCTATATCACCAATCCAGCTGCGAGTTTCATCAATAATCCTACGCAAATTCCTGTTCAGATGGGTGTGATGAACATGCAAACACAGTATCAAGATCCTTCGGCGATACAGAGAGCTCAGCAGAATTCAATGTACCCAGCTGCATATTCCGCTTATTTGCCTGCAATGAGGCGGTAA